In the Vogesella sp. XCS3 genome, TGGACGCGCTGGCCATCGTGCCGCGCATCTGCGGCATCTGCTCGGTGTCGCAGTCGGTTGCCGCCGCGCGCGCGCTGGCGCAGCTGTACCACGTGACGCCGCCGGCCAATGGCGAACGCGTCACCAACCTGATCCACGCGGTGGAAAACGTGGCCGACCACCTGTCGCATTTCTACCTGTTTTTCATGCCGGACTTTGCCCGCGACGCCTACGCCGGCCACGGCTGGCACGCGGATATCCGCGCCCGCTTCAAGGCGGTAGAAGGCAGCGCCCACGCGCCGATGTTGGCCGCACGCGCCACGCTGATGCGCTTCATGGGCACGCTGGCCGGCCACTGGCCGCACACCATGGTGATCCAGCCCGGCGGCGTCAGCCGCACCGTCAGCGCCGCCGAACGCGTGCGGCTGGGGCAATGGCTGGCAGCCTTCCGCCGCTTTCTGGAACAACACACCTACGGCGTGCCGCTGCAGGACGTGGCCGCCTGGGACAGCCCGGCAGCGCTGGCCGACTACGCCAGCCGCCAGCCGCAGGCCGACCTGGCGCGCTTTCTGCTGCTGGCAGACAGCCTGGGCCTGGCCACGCTGGGCCGCTGCGACGCGCCGCTGATTGCCGGCCCGGCCTACCTGGAAGGCGAAGGCAGCAGCGCCTGGGCGCCGGCCGGCGTATGGCAGCAAGGTAAAACCGACATACTGGATACCGCGCTGATCCGCGAACACAGCCGCCACGCCTGGCTGGTGGACTACGGCCCCACCCACCCGTTTGACGACGACACGCTGCCGGTGCCGGATAAAACCGACGCCTACAGCTGGAGCAAGGCACCACGGCTGGGTGGGCAGCCGGCGCAAACCGGCGCCATCGCCCGCGCCCTGCTGCGCCGCGACCGGCTGACCACCACGCTGGTGCAGGCGCAAGGCAGCACCGTGTACACCCGCGTGCTGGCACGGGTGCGCGAAATGGCGCTGCTGGTGCTGCAGATGCAGGCGTGGCTAGCCGCCATCGAGCTGGACGCGCCGTTCCAGACTGCGCTGCCGGCGCACCCGCTGTACGCCCGCGGCGAAGGCCTGACCGAGGCGGCACGCGGCATGCTGGGCCATTGGGTGACGCTGGACGGCAGCCGCATCCAGCGTTACCAGATCATTGCGCCCACTACCTGGAACTTCTCGCCACGCGACAGCGGCGGCCAGCCCGGCCCGCTGGAAGCCGCCCTGCTGGGCACCGTGGCCGACGACGCGCAAGCGCTAGCGGTGCAGCACATCGTGCGCAGCTTCGACCCGTGCCAGGTGTGCACGGTGCAGTAGAGGACCCCATGCCCGACAAACTCATTAGCAGCGCCGAAGCCACCCGCCTGGGTGGCGAGCTGGCCGAAGAAGCCTGGATAGACGTGATACGCCGCATGGACCAGGTGTACACCGAGCTGGTGCAATCGCAGGAAACGCTGGAAGCCAAGCACCGCGAGCTGGCCGACGCGCACCGTTTTACCGAAGGCGTGCTGGAAGCCATGACCGACGTGATGGTGGTATGCGACACGCTGGGCCAGGTGCGCCAGGTGAACCGCGCCATGGTGTCGCTAACCGGGCTGAGCGAAAGCCTGCTCACCGCCTGCAAACTCACCGACCTGGTGCCGGGCGAGGCCGAGCGCGAGCTGCTACTGCACAGGTTGGCCGCAGGCAATGCCGAGGGCAGCGATATCGAAATTGCGCTGATCGCCCACAACGGCGAATCGATACCGGTCACCTGGAATGTCAGCGCGCTGTTCGACGGCGAGCGCCGCTACAGCGGCTTTGTGGCGGTGGGCCGCCCGGTGGGCGAGCTCAAACGAGCCTACGCCGAGCTGAAACAAGCGCACGAGGCGCTGAAGGCGGCACAGGCGCAGCTGGTGCAGGCCGAAAAAATGGCGTCGCTGGGGCGGCTGGTGGCCGGCGTGGCGCACGAGCTGAACAACCCAATCAGCTTCATCGTGGGCAACACCCACGCCATGCAGCGCTACGCTGGCAAGCTGCAGCAGTACCTGGCCGCCGTGCACGCGGCCAACCCCGACGCGGCCACGCTACGCCAGCACCTGAAGATCGACCGCCTGCTGGCCGACCTGCCCTCGCTGCTGGACGGGCTGATGGAAGGCGCGCAGCGCAGCAGCGCGATTGTGGACGCGCTGAAACGCTTTTCTGCCATCGAAACCGACACCCGCCAGCGTGTGAACCTGGCCGAAGCGGTGCAGCGTGCGCTGCACTGGGTAGGCCAGGCGGCACCGCACCGCGTCGATGTGCACTGCCACGGGCTGGATGGCGCGCAGTGGGTCACCGGCTCGGCCAACCAGCTGCAGCAGGTGCTGGTAAACCTGATCCAGAACGCCTACGACGCGGTAGAAACGCAAGCGGCACCCGCATTGACACTAACGCTGGCCAGCGGGCAACACCAGGTGAGCCTGAGCGTGGCCGACAACGGCCCCGGCATTGCCGCGGCCAACCTGGCGCGTATCTTCGACCCGTTCTTTACCACCAAACCGGTGGGCAAAGGCACCGGCCTGGGCTTGTCGATCAGCTACGGCATCGTGGAGCAGCACGGCGGCACGCTGTCTGCGGCCAACCTGCCAGAAGGCGGCGCCTGCTTTACGCTGACGCTGCCGCAAGCAGGCTGACCGTGGCAAGGAGAGCGGCACCGGGTTAAGCCCCTGGCGCCGCGCGCAGCATGGCGGCGCGACATGACGCTACGATGGCCGTTAGTATGGCTGTTCCGCCACTGCGGCCAACCTTGGCACCACCGCCATGACCACCATGCTCACCTTCCCGCCCGCCGACAGCGACGACCTGACCGCCATCGACAGCCTTGTCCGCAACGCGATGGCCGAGCACTACCAGCGCCACCAGCTGGCCTGGGATAGTGCCGCCTTCCGGCTGCGCGCCGCCGACACCCGCTTCCACTGGCTGCAGCTGGGTAACACCCGTGTCGGCATCATCGGCTACCGGCCAGAAGCCAGCGCCGTGTATCTGGCCGAGCTGCACTTGCTACCGGCGTGGCAAGGCCGTGGTCTGGGCGCACAGGCGCTGGCCTGGCTGCGACAGCAAGCCGCCGGGCATAGCGAGCTACGGGTACGCACGTTTCACGACAGCCGCGCGCTGGGCTTTTACATACGGGAAGGCTTTAGCGTGGTACGCCAGGATGGCGTCTTGCTGGGGCTAAGCTGCCCGCTGCCGCCAGCGCCTTAGCAAAAGAAAACGGCCTGCATGGCAGGCCGCACAAGGCAGAAACGCACGGGACAAAACCTGAAGAACGGCGGCCACTGTAGCGCGCTGGCGTGACAGCGCGATGACACCCCGCCAGCAAAGGCGGCTACCGGCTGGCGCACCATAGTGCAAAGCCGCTTGCCAGCCGTTGTAACGCTAGCCGTTACAGCTCAGCCCCATCCCCTTGAAAAACAGCCACTTGCCCCGCCTGCCAGCCTTACCCGGGGCTGGCATGCTTCCTGCAGTGCCGCCACCATGCCCGGGCTAAAACGGGCAAGACACGCATCCACCTGGAGACAC is a window encoding:
- a CDS encoding nickel-dependent hydrogenase large subunit; amino-acid sequence: MTRRILGPLGRVEGDLTLTLELQDGKVAAAEATSGLFRGFERILVGRQAMDALAIVPRICGICSVSQSVAAARALAQLYHVTPPANGERVTNLIHAVENVADHLSHFYLFFMPDFARDAYAGHGWHADIRARFKAVEGSAHAPMLAARATLMRFMGTLAGHWPHTMVIQPGGVSRTVSAAERVRLGQWLAAFRRFLEQHTYGVPLQDVAAWDSPAALADYASRQPQADLARFLLLADSLGLATLGRCDAPLIAGPAYLEGEGSSAWAPAGVWQQGKTDILDTALIREHSRHAWLVDYGPTHPFDDDTLPVPDKTDAYSWSKAPRLGGQPAQTGAIARALLRRDRLTTTLVQAQGSTVYTRVLARVREMALLVLQMQAWLAAIELDAPFQTALPAHPLYARGEGLTEAARGMLGHWVTLDGSRIQRYQIIAPTTWNFSPRDSGGQPGPLEAALLGTVADDAQALAVQHIVRSFDPCQVCTVQ
- a CDS encoding sensor histidine kinase encodes the protein MPDKLISSAEATRLGGELAEEAWIDVIRRMDQVYTELVQSQETLEAKHRELADAHRFTEGVLEAMTDVMVVCDTLGQVRQVNRAMVSLTGLSESLLTACKLTDLVPGEAERELLLHRLAAGNAEGSDIEIALIAHNGESIPVTWNVSALFDGERRYSGFVAVGRPVGELKRAYAELKQAHEALKAAQAQLVQAEKMASLGRLVAGVAHELNNPISFIVGNTHAMQRYAGKLQQYLAAVHAANPDAATLRQHLKIDRLLADLPSLLDGLMEGAQRSSAIVDALKRFSAIETDTRQRVNLAEAVQRALHWVGQAAPHRVDVHCHGLDGAQWVTGSANQLQQVLVNLIQNAYDAVETQAAPALTLTLASGQHQVSLSVADNGPGIAAANLARIFDPFFTTKPVGKGTGLGLSISYGIVEQHGGTLSAANLPEGGACFTLTLPQAG
- a CDS encoding GNAT family N-acetyltransferase; amino-acid sequence: MTTMLTFPPADSDDLTAIDSLVRNAMAEHYQRHQLAWDSAAFRLRAADTRFHWLQLGNTRVGIIGYRPEASAVYLAELHLLPAWQGRGLGAQALAWLRQQAAGHSELRVRTFHDSRALGFYIREGFSVVRQDGVLLGLSCPLPPAP